CAAACCTGCTCCCACGGCGGGTTCAAATGTCTTTAAACCTTCAAACTTGATCTGGGAGGGCTCATTCCAGATGTTCCCCATATCGAGGAAGAGGCTCATCCCCACGAACTTGTAGATCCAGCTTCTAAGCTCCATATTCCCGACAAAGAAGATATTGCCTCGCCCTTCGACGGAGGATCCGATTTTCCCCTCCCGATATCCCCGAACGGTGTTAGCGCCGCCGACTTTGAACCTCTCGAAGATTATTATCCGTTTCGTCGCTCGCAATCCTCTGGCATATCCGGCTCTGATCGCCCAGGTGAAGGCCAAATGGTATTTCCTGCCCGATTTGTTTCCTATAAGCTTCCTGTAGTTGCGGAGGGCGCCCGTCAGCCTGAAAAAACTGTTTTCACCCCTCAGAAGTGGGCCACCGGCGTATTCAACCGAGAGCTCGTTCAGCCACCCCCGGCTGGGGTCGAGGAAGCTATCCCTCGTATCACGCTGGAAAAGCGTTCCGAGGCTGCTTATGGAGGTTCGGAAGCCGGGCCCGCTGAGGATCTGATATTTGTATTGAACCGATATATCATTCGCCTTTTTCACCTTCCGCGTCAGACCCAGGATCATCCCCGTGGCGAGGGCGTTTTCCATCTCCTCCAGGTCCTCTCGAAACACCCTGGACGTCATCCTCGTCCTAGTTCCTAGGAGCCAGGGTTCAACGTAGGAGATCTCATATCTGTTTCCGAGCGTGCCGACACGGAGCTTGGCGTTGAACCGACGCGCTTTTCCGAACAGGTTTCTATGTGAGAGCTCGATCGTGGCCCTGATCCCTTCAGCGGGGCTGTATCCGCCGCTTAGGTTTAGAGATCCGGAGTTTCGCTCCGAAAGGTGAACGGATATATCCACGACGTCGCTCTCACGATCGAGCCCATCAAGCTCAAAAGAGATCGATTTGAAAAGTCCCAGCCTGAAGAGATTAACCCTCGATTCGGCAAGTTTGGCGGCGTTGAGAACATCGCCCTCCTTCAAGGTCATCTCCCTCATAAGGACGGATCTATTGGTTCTCTCGATCCCCGAGAAGGTGATCTTGCCGACCCTCACCTGTTTTCCCTCCTCGATATAGAAGGTAACGAGCCCGGAGGCGGGATCATATCGAGGCTCGACCTGAGCATATAGGTAGCCCCTTTCGGCATATCTGGACTTGATGTAGATCCTGTCGGAGATCAAGGTCTCCTCGTTTATGGGCTCGTCTATCTTCGTGCTCAGCCCTTTTAGAAGCTCCCCCTCTTTGAAGACCTTACATCCTTTGATCCTGATCCCCCTAACCCATCGGCGTTTCCCCTCATCTATCTTAACCCTTATGATCAGCTCTTTACCTTTGACCTCAACCTTCGGCTCGCCGATTTTGACGTCCAGATAGCCGTTTCTTCGGTAGAAGATCTCCAGCGCCTTCAGATCTATCTTGAAGAGCTCCTCATCGTAAATCCCTTTTCTCTTATTCCCCAGAAACGGTATGCTCCACCCCGATTCCCTGGTGGATATCCGTCGTTTGAGCTCGTCATCCGTGAAAGCCCTGTTACCCTCGAACACTATCCTTTTGATCTTGAACCTCTCGCCCTCATCGACGTTAAACGTCACGATGAGGTTCCGTTTCATATCGCCCTCGATTCGATAGGAGGCTTTGGCGTTGTAGAATCCCATCCTTCTGTATGCGGTCTCTATATCCAAGACGCTTCGTCGCAGAACGAACTCGGAGAGCTCCCTCAGCCTGAAAAGCAGCATTTCCTCCTTCAGATCCTTTTCATCCAGATGTTTGTTCCCGTTGAAGATGACCTTCACCTTGGGACCTTCCGTGACATCGATCTGAAGGTTTATCCGGTTTATCATCGGGAAATAGGCCTCTCTGAGTTTCCGAACCTTGGCGGTGAGAAACCCATTTTTGACGTAGAACCTCTCCACTCTCTTCATCGCCGTCCTCAGGATCTCCTCGGAGTATGGGGTGTTCTCCTTGAGTTTCGACTCCTTGAGGAGAGTTTTGGAGTTGAAGGCGGTGTTTCCCACGAAGGAGATCTGGCCGATCAGAGCCCTATCCCCCTCCTTTATCCGGAATATGAGTTCCACCTCCTGGGGGGAGAGCTTTCTGACTTCAGTTGACACCTTTACCTCGTAGAAGCCCACCTCTCTGTAGAGTTTTTTGATTCCCCTCACATCCTGTCGGATGATCTCCTCCGCGTATTCGGTTCCCTCCTTAGACCTTATCACGGCGCGCAGTTTAGCTTCTGAGACATACCTGTTGCCTTTAAACCTCACATCCCGCACGATCTCTTTAAGCTGCAGTATAAAGGTGAGCTTGACCTCTTTTTCCTTAAGAGGCGTTTTATCGACTTCAACCTGGGAGAATAGGCCGAGACCATATATCTCCTCGACGGTTTTCCTGAGCTTATACCTTCTAAGGGGAGCGTGAAGGAGGGGGGATATCAGCTTGTAAACCTCATCGACGGGGTAATTCCCCTCACATTGCACCTCCACTCCACTCACAATCTCAGCATCTGATGGAGGCTGGCCTGGTGCGATCTGAATTATGAAAAGGACAAGAGCTAGCGTAATCATCATTTGAACTCATACTCCAGCTTCAGATCTATCCCGTATTTCCCCTGTTCGGTTCTCTCACCGGTTATCGCCAGGTGATCGTTGATCTGATACTCCACCTCTATCCTGGGCTCAGAGTGGAGCTGAAGGGTTGAGGAGTATGTCAGCGACCATCTCGGCGAGAACTCCTTCGTGAAGAGCAGTTTCGTCTCCTCGATATCTGAAGGGGCGAATTCGATCTCGAACTCCTTGAATCCCAGCAATCTGGCGACGAAACCGCCGAGATAGGACTCAGCCCCTCTTCTGAAGATATCGGCGGCCGCGTAGGAAAGCTCGCCGACCTGGGCGAAGGTGAAGGAGCCGGTCCTGCCGGTGGTCAGTATCGATATGATATCCTCGCTGTCCAGCTCATACTCCTCGCCCGGCTCAGCATTGAGAACCCTGGCCGACAGTATCGGAGGAGAGGGCTGATCGAGCGTTCCACTCAGCGTGATCGTCACATCGATATCCCTGACCCTTAGATTTCCGTCAACGTCCTGCAGACTCACTCCCCTTATCGGCCTTTCAGTCTCGGCGACTATCACATATTTCGGATTGAACCTGAACCTGTCTATATTCTCTATGTGCCCTTCGACGATCTTGAACTTGTGGTTCAGGTATACCAGCTCGCCGGAGACGATGCTCGACTCTCCGACGAAGATGAATCGGTTGAGCGGGCCTCTGACTTTCCCATTAAAGGAGACCTCAACCGAGGCTATACCGGCGTCCACCAGAACTCTACCTGGGGCCTGAACGTCCAGATCCAACTCCATTCCCCTGAGAAGCGGCGAGTTGAATATAACAATCGCTCTGGTCTCCGGCGAGGGGCTAAGGGCGCTCGCCAATATATCGTTCCACGGCCGCGAATATCTGAACTCATCTATGGTCACCGTCCCTGTCAGGAGGGGAAGTTGAAAGCTACCCTTGAGCGACACATCACCGCTGCATCGAAGCGTATAGAGGGAGGGTTGATAGAAAAGGCTGGAGTTCCACGATCCGTTAATATCTAAACTTTCGGGTTTAAATCCCTTAAAGGTGACTCTCCCCGATACGGCGTAGGTACCGTCGTTGAGGAGACCCGACATGTGGTCTATGATAAGGCTCTGGCCGTTAAAAACCGCCGTTAATTCGGTCTCCTTCAGGTAGATCGCTGAGGGGAGATATTGAAGCGAGAGCGATTTGAACTCCGCCATGCCCGAGAGCGTGGGTGAGCCCAGTGTGCCGCCTACCGTCAGACTCACGTTGCCTCTGCCCTGAGCGGAAACCACATCCTGTAAGATAAGTGGGATGAAGTCCAGGGAGGAGATCCGGCCATCTACCGATATCTCCATCTTTTCATCGGGATAGGACATCCTGAAGTAGGGGAGTTCAAATCTCGCCGGGATATATCCGGTTGCCGTTATCCTGCTCCCCCCTATTGAGATCCCTGCCCTCTCCACCAGGATCTTCCCCTTAGCGTATCTTATCCGGCCGGAGACGTCGGAGAGTTTCGCCCTTTTGACCGTCAGCTTATCCGGTCCCCAGGAGAGCTCGAAGGTCGGCTCATCCTCCGTTCCACCCAGCGAAAAGGAAAAGTGCGCCGCGCCGCTCAGGTCGGATAGCGTGGGAATGAGGGAGAGGTCGAAAAGCCCCGAAGCTGAGATCGAGAGCGATCTGCCCACTTCCCAGAGCATCATAGCGGCTAGAACGGTGGAGCTGGAATTCCGGGGGTATGGGGTCATCCGGAAGCTTCTCAAATCGAAGACGCCGTTTGAAAGCACACCCACTATCTTCCCCGTCGGCCTGAGCTCCTGGTCGTTCAACAGCAGCCTTAACTCATCTATGCTCAGCAGGCCGTTGGCTTTGGCCAGGATCCCCTTCAGATAACCGAACGTCCCCATCCTCCACGGAGGACTGAGGGATGAGATATCGGATCTCATATCGGCTCCCCCCGAAACCGATCCTCTTACCCTTAGGATATCCCTGTATCCGAGCCGCTTGAGGTCCTCGATTCTAATCCCTTTAAAATCGAGGTTCGCCTTCATCACGGTAGGACGAATCCCATCCAGCGAACACCCGATCTTCGCCGTGATCTCGCCTTCGCCGATGGCAAGGTCAACTGGTTCGATCCTCA
This window of the Candidatus Poribacteria bacterium genome carries:
- the bamA gene encoding outer membrane protein assembly factor BamA, with translation MEVQCEGNYPVDEVYKLISPLLHAPLRRYKLRKTVEEIYGLGLFSQVEVDKTPLKEKEVKLTFILQLKEIVRDVRFKGNRYVSEAKLRAVIRSKEGTEYAEEIIRQDVRGIKKLYREVGFYEVKVSTEVRKLSPQEVELIFRIKEGDRALIGQISFVGNTAFNSKTLLKESKLKENTPYSEEILRTAMKRVERFYVKNGFLTAKVRKLREAYFPMINRINLQIDVTEGPKVKVIFNGNKHLDEKDLKEEMLLFRLRELSEFVLRRSVLDIETAYRRMGFYNAKASYRIEGDMKRNLIVTFNVDEGERFKIKRIVFEGNRAFTDDELKRRISTRESGWSIPFLGNKRKGIYDEELFKIDLKALEIFYRRNGYLDVKIGEPKVEVKGKELIIRVKIDEGKRRWVRGIRIKGCKVFKEGELLKGLSTKIDEPINEETLISDRIYIKSRYAERGYLYAQVEPRYDPASGLVTFYIEEGKQVRVGKITFSGIERTNRSVLMREMTLKEGDVLNAAKLAESRVNLFRLGLFKSISFELDGLDRESDVVDISVHLSERNSGSLNLSGGYSPAEGIRATIELSHRNLFGKARRFNAKLRVGTLGNRYEISYVEPWLLGTRTRMTSRVFREDLEEMENALATGMILGLTRKVKKANDISVQYKYQILSGPGFRTSISSLGTLFQRDTRDSFLDPSRGWLNELSVEYAGGPLLRGENSFFRLTGALRNYRKLIGNKSGRKYHLAFTWAIRAGYARGLRATKRIIIFERFKVGGANTVRGYREGKIGSSVEGRGNIFFVGNMELRSWIYKFVGMSLFLDMGNIWNEPSQIKFEGLKTFEPAVGAGLRFSTPIGPLRLDYGYPLDRSKDVGIPGEIWFSFGNIF